TCCGCGGGCCGTCAGGTCGTGGTCGGCGCGCACCGGCGGCGGTGGGCACGGGTGAGGGGTGAGGCCGAGTATGCGGCCGTGCGGGCAGGTCATCGGCAGGTCCCGTGGGGTCGTGAGAACGAATCGATATCGGGAGGACGATATCGATCACCAGGACCTCGGAGGGGCCGACCGCAGCGCTCCGACGACGGCCACGGCGCACCGGCGACCGTGCGGTGCGCGCACGGTGCCGACGGGGACGGCGCCGGCCCTCGGCGGGTGGCGCCGGCGGGTGCGCGGGAGGGGGCGTGGCGGGCCGTGCCCGCGGGCCCCGTCCCGCGCGCGGCGCCGGCGGGCGACGAGGAGCGTCAGAGCGAGCCGACGACCTTGCGCGGAGTGACGCGGACGACGACGCGTTCGGCGTCGTCCTTCGACGCCGGGTTGAACTCCGCGTAGTCCTTGCCCGTGTACTTCCGTGACAGCGCGTCGATCAGTTCCTGCCCGCCCTCCGTGGTGAGCGTGGCCGAGCCGCGGACCTCGGCGTAGGTATAGGGCGCGTTCGCCGGGTTGATCATGACCGTGATCCGCGGGTCGGCCCGCAGGTTCTTCTCCTTGCGGCGGCCCACGGTCGTGGAGACCAGCAGGTCGTCCCCGTCCCGGGTGAGCCAGGTGATCGACAGCTGCGGGCTGCCGTCCGGCTGGATCGTGGCCACGGTCGCGAAGACCGGGCTGTCGTCGATGAGCTTCTTGAGGTCGTCGGAGAGTTCGGCGGACACGGAGCGGTTTCCTTCCCTCGGCGGACTGCCGTCCCCGGCCCGACTACCCGTCAGTGGGGACCGGCAACGGACAGCCTGCAAAACCGGGACCGTTCGCGGCAAGTCGTCGTGTCCGCGCGCGGCCGCGCCCGCCGGTGCCCGGTCGACGCCGATCGGGCCTCGTGGCCAGGCCCGGCCCGTTCCGTACGCGAGTGCGGCGCGCCCCGGCGGATGCACCCGTCCGGCCGAACCCGCGCACCTCCGCGTGCCTTCCGCGGCCCCGACCGGGAGTTACCGGCCGGTGAGCTGGAGCACCGCGATGCCCGCCAGGACGGCGGCGCTGGCGGTGATGCGGCGCCGGCCGAGGCGTTCGCGGAAGACGACCGCGCCGATCAGGGCGCCGAAGACGATGCTGGTCTCGCGCAGGGCGGCGATGGTGGACAGGCTGCCGCGGGACTGCGCCCACACGACGAGCCCGTACGCCAGCAGGGAGAGCAGTCCGCCGGCCAGCCCGCGGCCGCACAGCGGGCGCAGCGCGGTGAGCAGGGCCCGACCCCGGCGGGCCCAGGCGATCAGCGGAAGGACCAGGCCCTGGCAGAGGAAGAGCCAGGCGATGTAGCCGAAGACGCTGCCGGACACCCGTACGCCGCTGCCGTCGACGAGGGTGTAGGAGGCGATCATCACGCCGGTGCCGAGCGCGGCGGCGAGGGCGGGGAGCTGGGCGCGGCCGGGCAGGCCGTCGGCGAGGGCGAGACCGGCCAGGCCGCAGGAGATCACCGCGATGCCGAAGGCCTGGCCGACGGGCAGCGAGTGCCCGAGGAAGGCGGTGGAGACCAGGGCCACCACGACGGGCGACGTGCCGCGGGCGGTCGGGTACATCTGGCCGAAGTCGCCGAGCTGGTAGGCGCGCAGGAGCAGCAGCTGGTACGCGACCTGGAGCGCGGCGGAGACGGCTATGTACGGCCAGGCCGCCCGGTCGGGCAGCGGGGCGAAGCACACGAGGACGGCTCCGCACCCGGCCGAGGCGAGGCTGATCAGGGTGAAACCGGCCAGTTTGTCGCGCAGGCCGTGCGTGAGCGCGTTCCAGACGGCGTGCAGTACGGCCGAGGCGAGGACGACGGCGGGCACGGCGGCCCCGCCCGTCACGAAAGGCTCCCGGACACGTGCGCTCACGCTCCCTGCGCGGCGGCCCGCCCAGGGGGTGGCCGCCATGGGTGTGGAATGAATTTCCCCCGTACTCTAGTCCCATGGAAATTCATTCCGCAGCGGGGGTCGGGCTCGCCGCGCACATCCGGGCCCACCTGTCCGACCTGCGCGATACCGAGGCCCGCGTGGCCCGGGTCGTCCTGGACCAGGGCGCGCAGCTGGTGCACCTCAGCGTCAGCGACGTCGCCGTGCTCGCCGGAACCGCGCCCTCCTCGGTGGTGCGGGCGTGCCAGCGACTCGGGTTCCGCGGGTACCAGGAGCTGAAGATCGCCGCGGCCCGGCAGGCACCCGCGCCGGAACCCTCGCACGACCGGGACCCGGCCGCCCGCGCCCTGGCCGACACGGTCCGTGCCGCTCAGGAGGCGCTGAGCGGGCTCGCGGCCACGGTGACCCCGGAGCGGCTGCGGGCGGCGGCCGGACTGGTCGACGCGGCACCCCGGGTGCTGCTGGTCGGTGCCGGGCTGTCCGGCGCGGTCGCGCTGGACGCCGCCTACCGGCTGCGCGCGCTGGGCTGTGCGGTCGACGCCCCGGCCGACCCGCTGACCGCGCAACTGGCCGCCTCACAGCTGGGGTCCGCCGCCGTCTGCCTGGCCATCAGCCACACGGGCGCCACGCGCACCACGGTGGACACCGCGCGGTGTGCCCGGCGGGCCGGGGCCCAGGTGGTCGCCCTCACGAGCTACGCGCGCTCGCCGCTGAGCGAGACCAGCGACTGCACGCTGGTCGCGGGAGGGCAGGACCTGGTGTTCGGTCTGGAGACCGTCGCCAGTCGGCTGGCCCACCTCGCCGTGATCGACGCACTCACGCTGACCCTGCTGGGGCTGCGCGGGGCGCCGGCGGAGGAGGCGCTGCGGCTGTCGGCCGATGTGACGGTCGACCACTCGTACTGACCGGCGGGGCCGTCGGTACCGGGAGGGCCCGCGGTCACCCGCCGGTGGAGCCCCCGCCGGGTGACGCGCCGGCCCCGCCCTGTCCGGTGACCCGTTTCAGGGCGTCGTAGTAGGCCTGCAGGTAGGTGGCGTCCTCCAGTCCCTCGCAGCCCGCGGGCCGGGGTTCCGTCCGCAGTCGCCCGGGATCCTCCGCGGCCTGGCCGGCGATGACCGCGACGCACGCTTCCACCTGCCCGCTCGCACTCGCGCCGGTCCTCGGGCCCGTGCCCGCGGCCGGTGGGGTGCCGGGCGTCGCCGTCCGCGGTGGCGACGGTCGCGGTTTCGGATCGGAGCCGCTGCCGGAACAGCCGGACAGGGCCGCGGCCACGACGAATGCCGCGAGCAGGGTGCGTACTGCGGTGCGCATGGTCCCCCCAGGGGTCGGTGGGCGGCATCATGCCGTGCGCACGACCGGTCTGGCGAGAGCGCCGTGACCCCGCTTGCTCCTCACCCCTGCCGGGACGCCGTCCCACGGCGTCCCGGTGCGCGGCTCAGGAGGGCAGGGCGCCGGCCAGGCCCGTGCCGAGCAGCAGGAAGGCGCGGTCGGTCGCGGCGACGGCCTCGGGGTACACCTCGTCGGCCGGGCGGCCGTTCTGGACCTGGGCGCTGTTGCGCCGGGCCAGCGTCCGCAGCACGGAGACGATCTGGACGGCGGCGATCCGGGCCGTCAGTTCGTCCGCGCCCGCTTCCTCCAGAGCTTCGGCCAGGGCCGCGATGCCGCGGCCCTCGTAGCGCATCAGCCGCTCGGCCAGGCTGGGCGTCGAGCTGAGCAGGCGGGCGAAGTCCACGGCCTCAGGGTCGGAGGTGAGCCCGGTGACCGGGTCCCGCCGGGAGAGGGCGTCGAGCTCGTGCGCGTGCAGGGCGGTCAGCGGTCCGGTGCCGGCCGGCCGGGCGCGGACCACACGGGCCGCCTCGTCCTCGTGGTCGGCGAACCGGTCCAGGACCAGGTCCTCCTTGGTGGGGAAGTACGCGAACAGCGTGCGCTTGGAAACCTCCGCCGCCTCGGCGATCTCCACGATCGAGACGTCGTCGAAGCTCCGGCTGAGGAACAGCCGCAGCGCCGTGTCGGAGATCACCTGGCGGGTGCGCTGCTTCTTCCGTTCCCGCAATCCGAGTGGTTCAGCCATGGGGAACACCATACCAATTGGATACCCAGGAGAAAAATGCACCGAGTATAGTTATAGTCCTGGTGAACGATTCTTCTCGGGGAGGCTGCTCCATGAACACACACGTCGCCGACATCACCGCCGGGGCCGACGGGTCGACCGAGTCGGCCGAGGTCATCGTCGTCGGGGCGGGCGGCGCCGGGCTCACGCTCGCCGCCGAACTCGCCCTGGCCGGCGTGCGCGCCGTCGTGCTGGACCGGTTGCCCGGACGCAACCTCCAGTCCCGCGCCGGGGCCATCCAGCCGCGGACCGCCGAACTGCTGGACCTGCGCGGCCTGCTCGACGGCGCGATGGAACGGTCGATCGACTACCGACTGCTCGGCGGGCACTTCGCGGGTCTGCCGGTGCCGCTGGACTACGCGGCCTGGGACACCCGCTACCCGTACCCGGTCCTCCTCCCGCAGGACCAGCTGGAGGCGGTCCTGGAGGACCGGCTCACCGTGCTCGGCGGGCACGTACTGCGGGAGCACCGCCTCACGGACCTGCGCCAGGACGCCGACGGGGTCACGGTCACCGCGGTCGGACCGGCCGGCCCGCGGTCGTACCGGGGGCGCTACCTCGTGGCGTGCGACGGCGCGCACAGCAGCGTGCGCAAGCTCGTCGGCGCCGCCTTCCCCGGCCAGGCCGGCACCGTGCGCTGCGCCACCGCCGACCTCGTGCTGACCGGCTGCGCCGACCAGAGCACGACGGGCCACATCAGCACCAGGATCCGGACCTCGCCCCAGGGCCACTTCGCCATGCTCACGCCCCTGGCGAACGGGCTGCACAAGCTCATCTTCAGCGGCCCGCGGACCGCCTTCGCCGAACGGGACGCGCCGGTGACGGTCGAGGAGGTCCGGGAGGTGCTGCGCGCCACCCAGGACACCGAGCTCGACGTGGCCGAGATCCGCTACGCGTCCCGGTTCAGCGACGCCAGCCGACAGCTGGAGCACTACCGCCACGGCCGCGTCCTCTTCGCCGGCGACGCCGCCCACATCCACTCGCCGGCCGGCGGCCAAGGGCTCAACCTCGGCGTCCAGGACGCCTTCAACCTCGGCTGGAAGCTCGCCGGCGTCCTGCGCGACGGCACGGACGAGCAGGTGCTGGACACCTACCACGCCGAGCGCCACCCGGTCGCGGCCCGGGTCCTCACCCTCACCCGCGCCCAGGGCGTGATCATCGGACCGGCGCGCGACGGCGGACTCGCCGAGCTCCGCGACGTCCTCACCGACCTGCTCCGCCTGCCCGAGGCCAACCGCCACATGGCCGGCGCGATGTCCGGCCTCGACCTCCACCACCCCGCCCCCGACGCCGCCGCGCACCCCCTGCTCGGCCTGCGGATGCCCGACCTCGACCTGCACGTCGACGGCGGGACGGTCCGGTACGCCGAACTGGCCCGCACCGGCCGCGGCGTCCTGCTCGACCTCACCGGCGCCCCGCTCACCGCCGCCGACCCCTGGAACGGGCGCATCACGCGCGTGCGGGCCCGGGCGGAAGCCGGCGCGATCGACGCCGACGCCGTCCTCGTGCGCCCGGACGGACACATCTGCTGGGCCGGCGGCGCGGGCCTGAGCGAGACGCTGACCCGCTGGTTCGGCCCGGCCGAAGCCGGCCCGCGCACCGGACCCCGCCGGGCGGCGGCGGCCGTCGGCGGCCCGGGACCGGAGGCGTACCGGGCCTGAGCGCGCGCCCGTACGCGCAGGGGCGGCGCGACCCCCGGCACGGGGAGTTCCCGCCGGGCGGCGCCCCGGTACGGCGAAGGGGTGGAAAGCCCGTGCACCCTGATGGGATGGTGGGCCGGGGCTCCCGTACGGAGCCCCGCTGGCCAGTCCCAGCCTGCCGAGTGGAGGAACCGCGTATGCCGCAGAACCCGACCGTGCTGGCCCAAGGCCTGCTGAACCGGATGGGACTCGGCGCGGCCGGCGCCGAGCTCGACGCCGGCTCGCCGGTCACCCTCGCCGTCGGCGGGGACCGCCTGATCACGATCATGCGGGTGGAGGACACGCTCGTCCTCGGCGCGGCCTTCGCCGACCACGACGGGGAGGCCCTGCTGCGCGAGGCCGCCCCGCAGTTGCAGGAGATCGTCGAGAACACCCCGCTGCCCGCCGCCTTCGCCGCGGGCTCCCTCGTCCTGGACACGGACAGCAGGCCCCCGCGGCTCGGCGGGCACCTGGACCCCGAGGCCGTGACCACGTCCGAGGACGTCGCCGAAGCGCTCGGCTTCCTCATCAACCTGCTGGACCACACCAGCACGCAACTGGCCCCGGCCCGCCACGATCCCGGACGTGCCGTCTGAAGGGAGTGTCGGTGCCGGGTCGTAGGGTCGTGCCGACCGGACGCCCGATCCGGCGCTCCCGGAAGGACTTTCAGGACCCGTGACCTCGCCGACCGCCGCCACCGACCACGGCATCGCGCTCACCGAACGCGCCATCGTCGCCGTACGGGCCGCCCCACACCGGCTCGTACTGGACTACAACCGGTTCGCGGGGCCGTGGGTGGACGGGCAGCCGGAGCCCGTCCCCGCCGAGCTCCTCGCCGGGGCGGTCTTCCCCAGCGGCCGACCGCTGCCGCCCAGCCTGCGGCGTTGGCTGGCGTACGACAGCAGCCTGCTGCGCCGCTCCGGCTGGTTCCGGCCGGCCGAAGGGCCGTCGCGGTCCTGGGAGTTCGCGCCCCTGCCGCTCGGCGAGCTGGCCGCCGCGGCCCTCGGCGAGGGGTGGGGCGCGCCGTTCGGAGCGCTGTCGGAGCGCTTCGACGAGTGCTTCCTGCTGCCCGGCGGATCGGACTCCCGGCGCGTGCTGGCCACCGGCGAGCCCGACGCGTACGGCGAGTACCCGGTGTTCGCGCTCGACGTGGACGACCTGCCCTGCATCGAGTTGATGTACCCGGGGCTGGACGTCTACCTGGCGGACACCGCCGGGGTGATCGGCCGCTCGGACAACGGCTATTCCGCGCTGGCCGGGGATCCGCGCTACAGCCGGCGGATGCTCACCCACGCGCGGCACTACCTGGCGGGCGAGCTGCACGCAGTGTGCCTGGACTGGCCGGAGTAGCGCGGCGGCGCGGCGGCGGACGGAAACCGCGGCCGCACGGCCCGCACGGCATCCGACGGTTCACGACGGCGCACCACAACCACCCTGCCCGTCCCGGCGAGGACAGTGGTGAGGGCCACCCCCGGCCGCGCTCCGTACGGACAGGTCCTACGCGCGGCGCTCGAACGTGAGGTCGCGGGCCGATTCCAGGGCCGTGGCCAAGGCGCCCAGCAGGACCGCGTCGTCGCCCAGCGCGCTGGCCACCACCGGCGTACGCAGCGGGGTGATGGCCCGCAGGGTGTCCTGGAGGGGGCGCAGCAACAGATCGGCGCTGCGCCCGATGCCGCCGCCGAGCACCACCAGGTCGGGGTCGAACAGGGCGGCGACCACGGCCACCGCGTGGGCCAGGCGGGCGGCTTCGAGCTCGACCGCCGCGACGGCGGCCGGATCGCCCGCGCGGGCGGCCTCGAAGACCCGCCGCGCGGTGAGCGCGCCGGTCATCCCGTGCGCCCGGGCCGACTCGACGACCGCGTGGCCGGACGCCGCGCCCTCCAGGGACCCGGACCCGTCGCGGCCCGTGCCGTCGCCGATGCCGGGAGCCGCCTGCCACGGCACGAACCCGATCTCGCCGGCGCCGCCGTGGGCGCCCTTGAACAGCCGCCCCCCGGACACCACTCCGACCCCGAGACCCGTGCCGACCAGCAGGTAGGCGAAGAGCCGGCTGCCCGCTCCGATGCCCGAGGTGTACTCGCCGAGGGCCGCGAGGTTGGCGTCGTTGTGCACCGACAGCGGCAGGTCCAGCCCCTGCCGCATCCGGTCGAACAGCCCCGACTTGCCCCAGCCCGGCAGCTGGTTCGCGTACCTGACCTGGCCGGTCTCCTCGTCGTACACACCGGGCGTGCCCACCGCGGCCTGGGCCACGCGCGCCGCGGGCACCCCAGAACCGGCGATCAGACCGCGGGCCGTGGCGACCACCAGATCGGCCATGGCGCCCGAGGTGCGCGCCCGGTTGCGCACGTCGGAACGGGCGACGACCGTACCGGCGAGGTCGGCGAGCGCCACCCGCAGCCAGGAACGTCCGATGTCGATGCCGAGA
Above is a window of Streptomyces subrutilus DNA encoding:
- a CDS encoding PPOX class F420-dependent oxidoreductase, with protein sequence MSAELSDDLKKLIDDSPVFATVATIQPDGSPQLSITWLTRDGDDLLVSTTVGRRKEKNLRADPRITVMINPANAPYTYAEVRGSATLTTEGGQELIDALSRKYTGKDYAEFNPASKDDAERVVVRVTPRKVVGSL
- a CDS encoding DMT family transporter, with protein sequence MTGGAAVPAVVLASAVLHAVWNALTHGLRDKLAGFTLISLASAGCGAVLVCFAPLPDRAAWPYIAVSAALQVAYQLLLLRAYQLGDFGQMYPTARGTSPVVVALVSTAFLGHSLPVGQAFGIAVISCGLAGLALADGLPGRAQLPALAAALGTGVMIASYTLVDGSGVRVSGSVFGYIAWLFLCQGLVLPLIAWARRGRALLTALRPLCGRGLAGGLLSLLAYGLVVWAQSRGSLSTIAALRETSIVFGALIGAVVFRERLGRRRITASAAVLAGIAVLQLTGR
- a CDS encoding MurR/RpiR family transcriptional regulator, translating into MEIHSAAGVGLAAHIRAHLSDLRDTEARVARVVLDQGAQLVHLSVSDVAVLAGTAPSSVVRACQRLGFRGYQELKIAAARQAPAPEPSHDRDPAARALADTVRAAQEALSGLAATVTPERLRAAAGLVDAAPRVLLVGAGLSGAVALDAAYRLRALGCAVDAPADPLTAQLAASQLGSAAVCLAISHTGATRTTVDTARCARRAGAQVVALTSYARSPLSETSDCTLVAGGQDLVFGLETVASRLAHLAVIDALTLTLLGLRGAPAEEALRLSADVTVDHSY
- a CDS encoding TetR/AcrR family transcriptional regulator — its product is MAEPLGLRERKKQRTRQVISDTALRLFLSRSFDDVSIVEIAEAAEVSKRTLFAYFPTKEDLVLDRFADHEDEAARVVRARPAGTGPLTALHAHELDALSRRDPVTGLTSDPEAVDFARLLSSTPSLAERLMRYEGRGIAALAEALEEAGADELTARIAAVQIVSVLRTLARRNSAQVQNGRPADEVYPEAVAATDRAFLLLGTGLAGALPS
- a CDS encoding FAD-dependent monooxygenase gives rise to the protein MNTHVADITAGADGSTESAEVIVVGAGGAGLTLAAELALAGVRAVVLDRLPGRNLQSRAGAIQPRTAELLDLRGLLDGAMERSIDYRLLGGHFAGLPVPLDYAAWDTRYPYPVLLPQDQLEAVLEDRLTVLGGHVLREHRLTDLRQDADGVTVTAVGPAGPRSYRGRYLVACDGAHSSVRKLVGAAFPGQAGTVRCATADLVLTGCADQSTTGHISTRIRTSPQGHFAMLTPLANGLHKLIFSGPRTAFAERDAPVTVEEVREVLRATQDTELDVAEIRYASRFSDASRQLEHYRHGRVLFAGDAAHIHSPAGGQGLNLGVQDAFNLGWKLAGVLRDGTDEQVLDTYHAERHPVAARVLTLTRAQGVIIGPARDGGLAELRDVLTDLLRLPEANRHMAGAMSGLDLHHPAPDAAAHPLLGLRMPDLDLHVDGGTVRYAELARTGRGVLLDLTGAPLTAADPWNGRITRVRARAEAGAIDADAVLVRPDGHICWAGGAGLSETLTRWFGPAEAGPRTGPRRAAAAVGGPGPEAYRA
- a CDS encoding ROK family transcriptional regulator; protein product: MTDNEPVTSRDDAARRPWNPPLLRSTNERLLLDRLRATGSNSRAELARLTGLSKPTVSSALASLEQAGLVREAGRIAPGRGRTAVLYEPDPTAGYVLGIDIGRSWLRVALADLAGTVVARSDVRNRARTSGAMADLVVATARGLIAGSGVPAARVAQAAVGTPGVYDEETGQVRYANQLPGWGKSGLFDRMRQGLDLPLSVHNDANLAALGEYTSGIGAGSRLFAYLLVGTGLGVGVVSGGRLFKGAHGGAGEIGFVPWQAAPGIGDGTGRDGSGSLEGAASGHAVVESARAHGMTGALTARRVFEAARAGDPAAVAAVELEAARLAHAVAVVAALFDPDLVVLGGGIGRSADLLLRPLQDTLRAITPLRTPVVASALGDDAVLLGALATALESARDLTFERRA